A single window of Nitrospiria bacterium DNA harbors:
- a CDS encoding YciI family protein, whose amino-acid sequence MKYICLGYMDPKKWEGMSESEVNAFVDGCFEYDDVLRKNGHFAGGEALQPPQNATTLRFQNGKVTVTDGPYAETKEQLGGILILEAKDLNHAIQLMSKHPGVRGGPFEIRPAADLTEMIRDSEKRRSKKEG is encoded by the coding sequence ATGAAATACATCTGCCTTGGATACATGGATCCGAAGAAGTGGGAGGGGATGTCCGAAAGCGAGGTGAATGCTTTCGTCGACGGCTGTTTCGAGTACGACGACGTGCTTCGGAAGAACGGTCACTTTGCGGGCGGCGAAGCGCTTCAGCCCCCTCAAAACGCCACGACCTTAAGGTTCCAGAACGGAAAAGTGACCGTCACCGACGGCCCCTACGCGGAAACGAAGGAGCAGTTGGGCGGGATTTTGATTCTCGAAGCCAAGGACCTGAACCACGCCATCCAATTGATGTCGAAGCACCCGGGTGTGCGGGGAGGTCCCTTTGAAATTCGCCCGGCCGCGGATTTGACCGAGATGATCCGCGACAGCGAGAAGCGGCGGTCGAAGAAGGAGGGATGA
- a CDS encoding YciI family protein, translating to MRFMAIVKSAENGRAPAEGFTEAMAKFREESIKEGVLIDGSRLLPSEAGARLRLASGKLTVTDGPFIESKEVVGGYGVYEFKSKRDAIYLMTRFMHLLAEHWPGWEGETEIRQLSDERCTDRKET from the coding sequence ATGAGATTCATGGCGATTGTCAAGTCTGCCGAAAATGGGCGCGCGCCCGCCGAAGGTTTTACGGAAGCCATGGCGAAGTTCCGCGAAGAAAGCATCAAAGAAGGCGTCTTGATCGATGGAAGCCGGCTCTTGCCGAGCGAGGCGGGCGCGCGCCTCCGGCTGGCCTCCGGGAAGCTGACCGTGACCGACGGGCCGTTTATCGAGAGCAAAGAGGTGGTCGGGGGCTACGGGGTGTACGAGTTCAAGTCGAAACGGGACGCCATCTACCTGATGACGCGCTTCATGCATTTGCTCGCGGAGCACTGGCCGGGCTGGGAGGGGGAGACCGAGATTCGCCAGCTCTCCGATGAACGCTGCACCGACAGAAAGGAGACATGA
- a CDS encoding VOC family protein, whose protein sequence is MQVQPYLFFDGRCEEAVEFYRKALGAEVTMLMRYQDSPEPPQPGMVPPGSDNKVLHASLRIGETTVLASDGHCLGKPNFEGFSLSLTVPNEGEADRCFSALADGGQVRMPLSKTFFSPRFGMVADRFGVGWMVYVAP, encoded by the coding sequence ATGCAAGTCCAACCCTATTTATTCTTCGACGGCCGCTGCGAGGAGGCGGTCGAGTTCTACAGGAAAGCGCTCGGCGCCGAGGTGACGATGCTGATGCGCTACCAAGACAGCCCGGAGCCCCCTCAGCCGGGCATGGTGCCGCCCGGTTCCGATAACAAAGTGCTGCACGCGAGCCTTCGCATCGGCGAGACCACGGTGCTGGCTTCCGACGGTCATTGTCTGGGGAAACCAAATTTCGAGGGTTTCTCGCTGTCCCTTACGGTGCCGAATGAGGGGGAAGCCGACCGGTGCTTTTCGGCGCTCGCCGATGGGGGGCAGGTGCGGATGCCGTTATCGAAGACCTTCTTCTCGCCGCGCTTCGGCATGGTCGCCGACCGCTTCGGTGTGGGATGGATGGTCTACGTGGCGCCTTGA
- a CDS encoding YciI family protein, producing MRFVMFMIPKVYQPDTPAAERAGEGFTPPADAVEKMMKYNEELTKTGALIALDGLHPSSKGARVAFRGGKPTVTDGPYIEGKEVIGGYWMIQAKSKEEAVNWARRVPAADGDVIEIRQVFEMSDFPPDVKKAADSPAVRAQIEKQKHP from the coding sequence ATGCGATTCGTTATGTTCATGATTCCGAAGGTCTACCAACCCGACACCCCGGCGGCCGAAAGGGCGGGGGAAGGGTTCACCCCGCCCGCGGATGCGGTCGAAAAGATGATGAAGTATAATGAGGAGCTGACAAAGACCGGGGCGCTCATCGCGCTCGACGGGCTTCACCCGAGCTCGAAGGGCGCCCGCGTCGCCTTCAGGGGGGGAAAACCCACCGTGACGGACGGGCCTTATATCGAGGGGAAGGAAGTGATCGGCGGCTATTGGATGATCCAGGCGAAATCGAAAGAAGAGGCGGTTAATTGGGCCCGCCGGGTCCCCGCGGCGGACGGCGACGTGATCGAGATCCGCCAGGTGTTCGAGATGTCGGATTTTCCTCCCGACGTCAAGAAAGCCGCGGACAGCCCGGCCGTCCGGGCGCAGATCGAGAAACAGAAGCATCCATGA
- a CDS encoding VOC family protein produces the protein MQKITPCLWFDNRAEEAVKFYISIFKNSKILKITRYGESGAKVSGQPKGTVMTVSFRLEGQNVLALNGGPIFKFTEAVSFIVNCKTQREIDRYWEKLSEGGKPGPCGWLKDKYGLSWQIVPAGLGELMQAKDPKKSERVMKELLQMTKLEMKKLKQAFDQTWQDKGMGRPD, from the coding sequence ATGCAGAAAATCACCCCGTGTCTGTGGTTTGACAACCGGGCCGAAGAAGCCGTAAAGTTCTATATCTCAATTTTTAAGAATTCAAAGATCCTGAAAATAACCCGCTATGGAGAATCGGGTGCGAAGGTCTCCGGACAACCGAAGGGAACGGTCATGACCGTATCCTTTCGGCTCGAGGGGCAAAACGTTCTCGCGTTAAACGGCGGCCCGATTTTTAAATTTACGGAGGCGGTATCATTCATCGTGAACTGCAAAACACAGCGAGAGATCGATCGGTATTGGGAGAAGCTCTCCGAGGGCGGAAAGCCCGGGCCATGCGGATGGCTCAAAGACAAGTACGGCCTATCCTGGCAGATCGTCCCCGCCGGGTTGGGCGAGCTGATGCAGGCCAAGGACCCGAAGAAATCGGAACGGGTCATGAAAGAGTTGCTTCAGATGACCAAACTCGAGATGAAGAAGTTGAAGCAGGCCTTTGATCAAACATGGCAAGATAAGGGGATGGGCCGCCCCGATTAG
- a CDS encoding exo-alpha-sialidase yields the protein MSKVRVLVGTRKGAFILTSDGKREKWEVNGPHFGGWEIYHAKGSPADPDRLYVSQTSSWFGQIIQRSDDGGRTWFQPGTKPGEPTKSPDGMPMGESNKFLYDVSPGTGKPLTTHQWYDGTPHPWEFKRVWHLEPSLTDPDTVYAGVEDAALFRTTDGGRTWQELAGLRGHGTGPQWMPGAGGMGLHTILLDETNRDRMYIAISAAGVFRTDDAGQSWRPVNRGLVSQFIPDPNAEVGHCVHHVAMHRSRPEVLFMQKHWDVMRSDDGGESWREISGNLPSDFGFVIDVHAHEPETIYVVPIKSDSEHYPPDGKLRVYRSRAGGNEWEALTKGLPQKDCYVDILRDAMAVDSLDKCGVYFGTTGGQVYASADAGDTWSPIVRDLPAVLSVEAQVLP from the coding sequence ATGAGCAAAGTGCGGGTTCTGGTCGGCACGCGCAAGGGCGCCTTCATCCTGACATCGGACGGCAAGCGCGAGAAGTGGGAGGTCAACGGTCCTCATTTCGGGGGCTGGGAGATCTATCATGCCAAGGGTTCGCCCGCCGACCCGGACCGCTTATACGTGTCGCAGACCAGCAGTTGGTTCGGACAGATCATTCAACGTTCGGACGACGGCGGCCGGACCTGGTTCCAACCCGGCACAAAACCGGGCGAGCCGACGAAGTCCCCGGACGGGATGCCGATGGGCGAAAGCAACAAGTTCCTCTACGATGTTTCCCCCGGGACCGGCAAACCCCTCACCACGCACCAGTGGTACGACGGCACGCCCCACCCCTGGGAGTTCAAGCGCGTCTGGCATCTCGAGCCGTCGCTGACCGACCCGGACACCGTCTACGCCGGCGTCGAGGACGCGGCGCTCTTCCGCACCACCGACGGCGGCCGGACCTGGCAGGAGCTCGCGGGCTTGCGCGGCCACGGCACGGGCCCCCAATGGATGCCCGGCGCCGGCGGCATGGGACTGCACACGATCCTTCTCGACGAGACAAATCGCGATCGAATGTACATCGCCATCTCGGCGGCCGGGGTGTTCCGGACCGACGACGCCGGCCAGAGTTGGCGGCCCGTCAATCGCGGACTGGTTTCCCAATTCATTCCCGACCCCAACGCCGAGGTGGGCCACTGCGTCCACCACGTCGCGATGCACCGGTCGCGCCCGGAGGTGCTTTTCATGCAGAAACACTGGGACGTCATGCGCAGCGACGACGGCGGCGAATCGTGGCGGGAGATCAGCGGAAACCTGCCGAGCGATTTCGGGTTCGTGATCGACGTCCACGCCCACGAGCCTGAGACGATTTACGTCGTCCCGATCAAGAGCGACTCGGAACACTACCCGCCCGACGGAAAACTCCGGGTCTACCGCAGCCGCGCGGGCGGGAACGAGTGGGAGGCGCTGACCAAGGGTCTCCCGCAGAAGGACTGTTACGTCGACATCCTTCGCGATGCGATGGCGGTGGACTCGCTCGACAAGTGCGGCGTCTATTTCGGCACCACCGGCGGGCAGGTATACGCCTCGGCCGACGCCGGCGACACATGGTCGCCCATCGTCCGGGATCTCCCGGCCGTGCTATCGGTGGAGGCCCAGGTTCTCCCGTGA